A genomic window from Hypomesus transpacificus isolate Combined female chromosome 15, fHypTra1, whole genome shotgun sequence includes:
- the p4ha3 gene encoding prolyl 4-hydroxylase subunit alpha-3, which yields MCFAGNECLIFARRRDRARSTVLKKNKRVAISTIWKSQLLITGNLESVVMKPCSYRTKMPFFQPIHFYYIWGLISVIAIPLSFGEMYTSLLNIKQAINVERELISHLQTYIEHESERLDDIKRFYSKVSDLHKEVYSGAAASISNPLVAFTLIKRLQSEWQNVVYSEEAVENTQALRSGYKEEEAILPKLEDLYGAARGLMRLQDVYDLQVGGLVRGHFQRGTNGNPINIYSPPVSIPLSGDDCFLVGKVAYEQEDYYHSVQWLEESVRLFRGSGGEWSPENEGTLEDALDHLAFSHFKTGNVTYALSLSQELLHHDPMNGRVLQNVEKYERLLVESPQLQDSDGVLKRPNTTYLRTRNAYERLCQTQSHQPKHYENPDLFCDYFTNGSPTLLLKPVKREVLSLQPFVVLYHSFITDAEGNNIKLHAHPGLRRSVVASGEKQATAEYRISKSAWLKDTVHPIVRQLDQRISMLTGLNVQPPHGEYLQVVNYGIGGHYEPHFDHATSASSPLFKLKTGNRVATFMIYLSSVDAGGSTVFIHANFSVPVVQNAALFWWNLHRNGQGDGDTLHAGCPVLIGDKWVANKWIHEYGQEFQRRCSTNPEE from the exons ATGTGCTTTGCTGGTAACGAATGTTTGATTTTTGCAAGGCGGAGGGACAGAGCGCGGTCAACAGTCCTGAAAAAGAATAAGCGTGTAGCTATCAGCACTATATGGAAATCACAGTTGTTAATAACTGGGAACCTGGAGTCTGTTGTGATGAAGCCTTGTAGCTACCGAACAAAAATGCCTTTTTTCCAACCTATACATTTTTACTATATTTGGGGATTGATCAGTGTGATTGCAATTCCATTGTCTTTTGGTGAGATGTACACGTCGTTACTGAACATTAAGCAAGCCATTAATGTTGAAAGAGAACTTATCAGTCATTTACAAACGTACATCGAGCACGAGTCAGAGAGACTAGACGACATCAAAAG GTTCTATTCAAAAGTGTCTGACTTGCATAAAGAAGTGTACAGTGGAGCAGCAGCATCGATATCAAACCCACTGGTGGCGTTTACGCTGATCAAGCGTTTACAGTCAGAGTGGCAGAACGTGGTTTACAGTGAAGAGGCCGTTGAGAACACCCAAG CCCTCAGGTCAGGTTACAAGGAAGAAGAGGCCATCTTGCCCAAACTGGAGGACCTGTATGGGGCAGCTAGAGGTCTGATGAGGCTGCAGGATGTGTATGATCTTCaggtgggggggctggtgaGGGGCCACTTCCAGAGGGGGACAAATGGCAACCCTATTAACATCTACAGTCCACCAGTTTCCATCCCACTCTCTGGAGATGACTGCTTTCTGGTCGGAAAG GTAGCCTATGAGCAGGAGGATTACTACCACTCTGTCCAATGGCTGGAGGAGTCTGTCCGCCTGTTCCGTGGGTCAGGAGGGGAGTGGAGCCCAGAGAACGAGGGCACTCTGGAAGATGCTCTGGACCACCTGGCTTTCTCACACTTTAAG ACAGGAAACGTGACCTATGCACTCAGTCTCTCCCAGGAGTTGCTTCACCACG ATCCCATGAACGGCAGAGTTCTACAGAACGTGGAGAAGTACGAGAGGTTGCTTGTTGAAAGTCCACAGTTACAGGATTCTGATGGAGTGTTGAAAAGGCCCAACACCACTTATCTCAGGACAAGGAACGCATATGAGAGACTGTGCCAGACACAAAGTCATCAG CCAAAGCACTATGAGAACCCTGACCTCTTCTGTGACTACTTCACCAATGGCAGTCCGACGCTGTTGCTGAAGCCAGTCAAACGAGAGGTTCTCAGCCTGCAGCCGTTCGTGGTCCTCTACCACAGCTTCATCACTGACGCTGAGGGTAACAACATCAAGCTCCATGCCCATCCTGGG TTAAGGAGGTCTGTGGTGGCATCTGGAGAGAAGCAGGCAACAGCTGAGTATCGAATCAGCAAGAG TGCATGGCTGAAGGACACAGTACACCCTATTGTGAGGCAACTGGACCAGCGCATCTCTATGCTCACAGGGCTGAACGTCCAGCCTCCACATGGAGAGTACCTCCAGGTGGTCAACTATGGTATCGGAGGTCACTATGAACCTCACTTTGATCatgctaca TCAGCATCAAGTCCCCTGTTTAAGCTTAAAACTGGGAATCGAGTGGCAACGTTTATGATATAT CTCAGCTCTGTTGACGCAGGCGGGTCCACAGTCTTCATCCACGCCAACTTCAGTGTTCCTGTTGTACAG AATGCTGCCCTCTTCTGGTGGAATCTCCATAGAAACGGTCAAGGTGACGGGGACACCCTGCATGCTGGTTGTCCTGTCCTTATTGGAGACAAATGGG TGGCTAACAAATGGATCCATGAGTATGGCCAGGAGTTCCAGCGTCGCTGCAGCACTAACCCTGAAGAGTGA